The genomic region TCGCAACCAGTCCAGCTAGGGCACCAGCCAGAAATTCAGCAACCAGGTAAACCAGGGCCAAAATCCAGGAAGGATTGCCACCAAAGAAGAGTGGTGCCAAAACTCGGACGGGGTTTAAGGCCCCGCCAGTCATTGGATAGGCCACAAACATAGCCAGGGTTAAGACAATTCCAACCAGAACCGGTGCGGTGGCCTTTTTCTCAGACAACACTTTAAGGGTCACATAAACCACCAGAAAAGTTAGCAGGAGTTCGACGGCAAAGGTGTAGGGGCCCACACTAGTGGTGCTGGTGGGCCGAAGGGCACTGAGAATCTCAGTGGTGCCCAGGGTTTGTCCCTGGGTAACCTTTTGCCCATTGACAATGCCGTTAATACTAGCAATAGTTAGAGCCATACCAACCAGCGCTCCGACCAGCTGGGCCAGCATGTAGCCCAGGCCAGTCTGCCAGGAAATCTTCCGCTGAACCATAGCCCCCAAGGTTACGGCGGGGTTGTAGTAACCACCATTTGACCACGAGCCAAAGAGATAGGTAGTCACACCGACAGCCAGGCCAAAGATTAACATGATGTCAAAGACCTGTGAAAGCTGGAAGGCAGTCATATAAACCAGGCTGGTGCTAACAAAGAAGATAAATAGGAGGGTGCCAATAAATTCACCCAGATACTTACGCATAATAAAACTCCTTTTAAATAATGCAGCAAGACTTATTATACGGGTTTTTACCGCACTGCGGGGTCTTATTTGCGTAACAGCATGGCGTTAACCGCCACAATGACCGTTGATAGCGACATAACAATCGCCCCAATCATGGGGTTTAATGTAATGCCAGCAAAGGCAAAGACGCCGGCGGCTGCTGGGATGGCAATGATGTTATAGCCAGCTCCCCAGCAAAGGTTTTCAACCTGTTTGCGGCTGGCGTGCCGGCTGAGGCTAATCAGGTCACTAATCTTAGTCAGACTAGGGGAAATCAAAACGGCATCGGCTGAAGCTTGGGCCACCTTGGTTCCGGCTCCGATGGCCACACTGAGGTTGGCCTGGGCTAGGGCTGGGGCATCATTGATACCATCTCCAATCATCATGACAGGGCCCTTGGCCTGGTATTCCTTGACCAGCTTGATCTTATCTTGAGGTGAAACCTGGGACTTAACCTCGGTGATGCTCAGTTGCTGGGCTACCCGGTTAGCCGTGGTCTGGTTGTCACCGGTCACCAAGACGGGGATGATGTGGTCGCGCTTGAGGCTGTCAATGAAGGCTTGGGCTGAATCCTTGATGGTGTCTCCCTGGGCAATGGCGGCCAGCACCTGGCGACCATCAGTTAGGTAAGAAACCGTGGCATCACTCTTGAGAGGTTGATAATCAATGTGGTGTTCGTCTAGGTACTTATTTGAAACCAGGGCGTAATCCTGGTCCTTAATTTCACCGGTAATCCCATAGCCTGGTAGGGCTTTAACGTTCTCGGCAGTAGCGGGTGTAACCTGTTGATCCTTAGCATAGTTCAAAATTGACTGGGCCAGGGGATGACTGGATTGTTGGTCCAGACCACTCATGATGGCCAGGACCTGGTTGCGGTCAAAGTCCTGGTAAGTCGTTAGGTCCTGGACGCTGAAGTTACCATTGGTTAAGGTACCGGTTTTATCCATCAGGGCGTACTTAATGGTCTTGCTGCTAGATAGGACCGCCTGGTTATTCTTAATTAAAATACCATCCTTGGCCGCAATGGCCTTAGTCCGCTGGATAACCATTGGTACGGCCAGCCCCAGGGCGTGGGGGCAGGCAATCACCAGGGTGGTAACGGCAATGTTAATGGCATAAGAAAAACCGTTGATTGGTGTCCAGATAATCAAGGCGCCAATGGCAAAGACCAGGGCCACCCAGAACAGCCAGGAAGCCACCCGGCTGGCCAGGGTTTCTACCACTGACTTACTAGTTTGTGATGCTAGTAGGGTAGCCTGCAGCTGGCCGACAAAGCTTTGGTTACCGACCTTGTTGAGCTTGACGAGGACGGTGCCGTCGCCGTTGATGCTACCACCAATGACTGGGTCACCGACTTTTTTACTAATTAACTTACTCTCACCGGTCATCAGGGACTCATCGACCTGGGTTTGACCGCTTTGAATTTCGCCATCGGCTGGGAAAGATTCACCGGCCTGGACTTGTACGACCATGCCGTTTTCCAACTGGCTGGCCGGCATGTCCATGAAGGTGTCGCCGTGTTTTACGTGGGCGGTATCCGGCATCAACTTCCGCAGTTCGGCGGTGGCATCACCGGCCCGCATGGTTGCAGACATTTCAATCAAGTGGCCCAGGAGCATGATGACCGTTAAGGTCGCAAACTCCCAGAAGTAGTCCATTACGTGGGCGCCGAGGAAGGCGTTGGCCAAGAGGGCGTAAATGGAATACCAGAAGGTTACCAGCAGACCCATGCTAATCAGGCTCATCATGGCTGGCTTGTGACTTTTCAGTTCGCTCACGGCCCCGTCAAAGAAGGGCTTGGTGCCAATTAAGTAGAGAGCAATCGACAAAACGGCGGTCACCCACTGGCTACCAGGGAAGGTGATTGTGAAAGGTAAAATCATGCCCATAAAGGGAGTGATGATGACGATAATGACCATCAGACTCAGGGACCACCAGAAGCGGCGGCGCATGTCACCCATATTCATGCCGGCCATACCAGCCATGCCATGCATCCCGTGCATGCCACCCATGTCGTGACCCATGTCCATGCCACTCATATCATGACCGCCATGCTGGTCCATATCCATCCCGCCCATGTCATGGTCACCGGAATGGTTCATGTCCATGTTGCTCATGTCATGACTGCCAGAATGAGAATGCTGCATGTTCATGCCATTCATGTCGTGGCTACCATGTTGTTCCATGTTCATGTTACCCATGTCATGGTCGTTTTTCTGGGTACCTTGCTGGTGCTGGCCCATGTCACCGTGGTCATGATTCATGTTCATGTTGCTCATGTCATGGTGACTGTCGTGGCCCATGTCCATGCCAGCCATGTGATTGTGATGATTAGCGGAAGCATCATGGTCCGAACTGTTTTTATGGTTCATGTCCATCTGCCCGTGATGGTCAGCATCCTGGTGCTGGGCCATTTGGTCACTGCTAAGGTCGTGGACGTCTTGGGACTTTTGGTCATCCATCCCCGGCATCTGATCTATATCTTTTTTGGTCATTACTGTGCCTTTCCTTGCGTTAAAATTGAATTTTCCTATAAACTGGTATGGTTGATAAGTTTGGGGGTGAAAACCCGGTTAAAAACTGAACAGCCAAACCACTAACCCATCTCTCAAAATTGATATATGGACAAGTGGTACACCAGTCCTAACAACAAGACCTAGTTTACAACGGTGACCCTTAAAACACAAATTGGTTGAAATGGTATGATAGGAACATGGAAAATTGGTTAACAAAGCGGGTTAATTTAACGCCAGCGCGCCCGGCGGTCACTTTTGAAGACCAGGTTCTGACCTTTGCGGAGGTGGCTAAAAAGGCTAATGACTTGGCGGCTAAAGTCAGTCCTCTCAGTGACCAGCCGCGGATTGGCCTAGTTATTAAAAATGATTTAGCCAGTTACCTGACCATTCTAGCTGTTTTACAAACTGGGAAAACCATTGTTTTTTTCAACCGTCGCTTGGCAGCGCCTGAAATTGACCAGCAAATCCAAGATGCCAATCTTGACCTGGTGATTACTGATGATGACTACTCGGTTGACTTAGCTGTTAGACAACAACTAACCTTAGAGGAATTAAGGACCAATCCTGCCAACCCGGACTTTGCCCCCGTTAAAAATTATGAACCAGAAGCCATTGCCAGCGTGATGTACACCTCTGGTACTACTGGTAAGCCCAAGGGCGTCTTGCAGAGCTTTGCCAACCATTTTTATTCAGCGATGGGGAGCGCCTTAAACCTGGGTCTCCAGGCCGATGATGCCTGGCTAACCGTGGTGCCGCTCTTTCATATTTCTGGTTTTTCAATTATGATGCGGCAACTGCTCTATGGCATGCGGCTGGATTTGATGGCCAAGTTTGATGCCCACGCAGTCAACCAACGCCTCCTAACAAAGCCGGTAAGCCATATTTCCGTGGTGCCGGTCATGCTTCAGGAAATGTTGGCTGATTTAAAACCAGGCCAGGTCTACCAGGATAAGTTCCGGGTCCTCTTGTTAGGGGGCGGTCCCAGTAGCAAGGCCATGCTCCAGGCGGCCCAAGACCACCAAATTCCAGTGGTGCAGTCTTATGGGATGACCGAAACCGCTTCCCAGGTAGTCGCCTTAGATCCACAAATGGCGCTGGCTAAGCTGGGTTCGGTTGGTAAGCCCCTCTTCCCGGTCAGTCTAAAATTAGTTGATGACCAGGGCCAACCCAGCCAGGTCGGCCAGGTTTGGCTACAGACTCCGACCCTAAGCCCCGGTTATTTGAACCAAGCTAAGCGCGCAACCGGGCCAGATGCCTGGTTTGACACTGGTGATTATGGTCACCTAGATGAAGATGGCTTCCTATATATAGCCGGTCGGCGCGGGGACATGATCAGTTCCGGTGGCGAAAATGTCTTTCCCCAGGAAGTGGAAGAGGTCCTCGGTCACTTCCCCGGACTTAATCAAGTCGTGGTGGTTGGACAACCGGATGCTAAGTGGGGGATGGTGCCGGTTGCTATCTTAGACCGGGATATTGATATCAAGGACTTGCGGGCCTATGGGCGGACGCACTTAGCCCACTACAAGGCGCCCCAGCGTTTTTATTGGACTGATCACTGGCCCCGGACGGCTAGTGGCAAGATTAAGCGGCAGGCCCTCCAGGACCAGCTCAACCAGTTAAAGGAACTCAAATAATGGTACGTTCTCCTAAAAACACCAACGTGGCCGGTCTCTTTGACCACATTGCCCCTGAATATGACAAGATGAATAACATTATCAGCCTGGGCAATCACCAGCACTGGCGCCGGCAGGTCATGGCTCAGATTCAATTACCGGCTGCCGGTCATTTTCTGGATGTTGCAACCGGCACAGCTGACTGGGCCCTGGCTTTGGCTCAGGCCAGCGACGCCAATAGTCGGGTAGTCGGCTTAGACTTTAGTGCCCAGATGCTGGCTGTCGGTCAAAAAAAGGTGGCGGCCAGTCCAGTGGCGGCCAAAATCCAGCTGGTTCAGGGGGATGCCATGCACCTACCCTTTGAGGACCAAAGTTTTGACCTGGTGACGATTGGCTTTGGCCTGCGCAACCTGCCCGACCCTAAACAAGGTCTAATGGAAATGTACCGGGTCTTAAAGCCGGGTGGTCAGTTAATGATTTTGGAAACCTCCCAGCCCACTAATCCAATTATTAAACCCTTTTGGCGCCTCTACGTAGGTAAATTGATGCCGTGGTTTGGTCAGGTCTTTGCCCATGGTAAGGGTTCAGCCTACCAGTACCTGGATGAAACCACCGAGCACTTTATGGACTACCAGGCCCTTTCCCAGCTTTTGGCAAATCTGGGATATCAGGATGTAACGGTTAAGCGCTTTAGTTTTGGGGCCGCGGCGGCCCACTTTGCCCGCAAACCAGATTGAATTTAGGAGGCCTGCTTATGCAGCCTAGCGAAGCAACGGTATTAAAACATGTTAAAAACCAGGCACCCCAGTGGGCCGCCCTTTTAATTGCGACCGTGGTGGTTGGCGCGGTGGTCGGTTTGAGTTCCGCCCTCCTGTCCGAATTTTTGGGCGTGGTGGAACGCTTCTTCCTGCACTTTCACGAAAGTTTACACCAGCCTGTTGCGAGTTCGGTGCCATCGTTGCGCCGTCTGGGTGCCGTCTTTTTAGGGGGCTTAATTGCGGCTGCTGTCTGGTGGTGGCAGCGGAACCGGCTGCGGCCCTTTGTGGGCATTAAGGGCGCCTTGCAGGGGAAAACCATGCCAGTTGGCAGCACGGTGGTCAATGTTTTGACCCAGATTTTCTATGTTGGGACCGGCGGTTCGGTTGGACGGGAATTAGCGCCCCGGCAGGCCGGAGTAATGCTGGCCCAACGCTGGGAAATGCTCAGTCAAAAAATCGGCCTGGCCGAACTCAGTGATACCGACCGTAAGTTGATTTTAGCTTCGGCGGCCGGCGCTGGTTTTGCTGGGGTTTATATTGCCCCCTTTACCGGCATGCTCTTTGCCGTTGAAATGTTATTGAAAAAAATTACGGTAAAAACTGTTTCGATTAGTCTGGTAATGTCGGTAGTAGCCATGGCGGTCGGTGCCCTGGCCAAGGGTTATGGTCCTTACTATTCTCTAGCGGACATGCACTTTTCCCACGCGACTTGGATCCTAGTGATTTTGCTAGGACCGCTGGCCGGACTCCTCGGCGGTCTGGGCCGCCGGGCCTTCGCCTGGGCTGAAGCGTACCAAACCCAGGGTCGGGGAATTTTTTGGCAGTTGCCCCTAGCGGCCGGTCTGACCAGCTTGATTGCCATGGCCTTTCCAGCCATCATGGGTAACGGTCGGGGGATTGTGCAACTCGCCATCGACAGTCATCCGGCCGTGGTTGGTATCTTACTAGTTGGTGGACTGGCTAAGCTGGTCATGACGGTCGGGACGATTCGGGCCGGCGCAGCCGGCGGGACCTTGACTCCGGCCATTGCCCTGGGGGCAGTCGTGGGTGTGGCAGCGCTTACCCTGGTCCACCCTTGGTTTATGGCCGTGCCTTTTGGACAGGCGGCCATCTTGGGTGGGGCCTGTTTCCTAGCGGCTTCTCAACAGGCACCGCTGATGGCCATGTTGATGATGTTTGAAATTACCCACCTGGACTATTCCGCCATGATGCCCCTTAGCCTGGGCGTTGCTCTGGCTACACTGGCTTCCCAGCTAGTAGTTGCGCCACAAGAACGGTTACGCTGGTGGGGTTAAATTCGCAAACAGCGGACTAGTATTCAATTGTCTTTACGATTTTTAGTGGGCGGCTACTCGCTAAAATTACAAGTTAAATTCATCATTTGAGCCTAATTTACAGCCTAATTACACCAAGATTAAACCTTGATGTAATTAGGCTTTTTTAATTGAACTTTCAGACTCCTCAGTAAATAATAAGGTCAAGCGTCAGCTTGGCATAATTGACATGTTGGCCTGACGAGAGGAGGTAGACAAGAGTGAAAACAGATATCAAGAATTCGGTTGTACCCAAGGCGGTCTGCCCGACGGTCCTAGCTGCTTTGTTTGGGCTGTCTTTGATGACATCCACGCCAGTAAAGGCCGACGATACCAAGGATTTACAGCCCTTTAATGCGGATACTTCAGCCAGTTCATCGGCTGCTTTGCAGCCCTTTACAGCTGATAGTGGCGTGAATACCAGTGTGACCGTTACCAATGCGCAACTGGCAAGGGCTCGTGCTGCTAGTTCCAGTAAAGCGACGGTACCAGCCCAGGGCCCTGCTGTGACCCAATCAGTGCGGCCTGACACCTCAGCTAATTCAACGCAACCAGCTGCTACGGCAGCTCAACCAGTCCAGTCGCTAGCCCAAAGTGGTTTAACTAGTGGCCCCTTGCCCAGTGTGTTAACTGGTCTGGATAGCTTTAATAATCAGGCTGAAGATAGGCTAAATCAGTTTGCTGCCGCCACCCAGGGACAGGGTAAGGGCACAATTAATCCTGCTTCAGTAAACACAGATGGTTTGGTTCACTCGCAAATTGGCAGTCAGGGTGCCAAGGTTGATCAATTTTATAATCCAGTAACCAAGTCACTGAGCCTGGTTTTGAATGGCCGGCTAGTAACGATTAATAATGGCGATTATGCCGTTGTTGTGGGAACCGATGGTAAGCGTTACCGGGTCTTTAATCCTGGTAGTGGTAATGCGGCCGTTCAAGAGATTCCTGCGCCTGACGATCAGCCAACCAGTGGTGGGTATGATTCAGTGGCTAAGACCAATCAGGGTGTGGCTATATTAAGCCTTATTCGGATGCACCCTTCGAGAACTTCTTGACGGATGCCAGTAATTTCTTTGGTGATCAAAAAGTTACCAATAACCAGTCAAATGGGGTAGTTGCCAATCCAAGGCACTTTTCTAATAACCTGGAGGCGGCTAACAGTCTGCGACTGACCCGTCCCATCGATAAGATGGTTTTGGGCGCGGCCCAGCTGATGGGGGATGTAAAGCAGCCAGCTAATACAAAGGGGCAAGACTCAGTTAAGCCAGCCACCTATGCCATTACCGATTTAGGTAACAACAGTAAAAACTTAGTTAGTGGCCAGTTTAATAATCCAAATTTGGTGCACACCAACTTGGTCAATCAGGGTGTTCCGATGGAACAGTACTTTGACCCCAGTACCAAGGCGCTAAGTTTGGTCATGAACGGCCGGGCCGTGACGATTAGTGACGGCGATTACACGGTTGTGGATGGATCAAACGGCATCAAGTACATGGTCTTTAATCCAGGAACTGGCAGTGCGCTCTTACAAGATGCCAGCTTCGCAGAGCAAAAGGCCGCCGCTGACCAAACTGAAATTAGTGTTGCGAATAACTTCCTACCTAGTATCGGTGTTTCGGCAATTTTGACGGTTGATAGCGTGCTACAGGCAATTAGTAATGTCACCATTGGTGCCATTGACGCTGCTTGGACGGCACTGAACGTGGTAGGCTTTGGCATTGGAACTTTCTTTAGTGGCCTGGGCGATACTTTCTGGATTGGTGTGCCAATTCAATCTGCGGTTATGGCTTCTTTTGCGGCTCAAGTTGCCTTCCGTGAGGCATGGCGTTTGGCTGACAATGCCCGTCGTGCTGCGCTTTATAGTTTGATTGGTGGCATTGTAGGGCCTTCATATGTGGCGCAGGTAGCCAATAACTACAACACCAACCGGATTGCTAATGGTACTAAACAGGACAATGACGCAGCTCTTGCAGCTACGCGCCAACCAACCCCCCAGATTTCGAGCCTTGGCAGCTCGGCACAGCCTTACGGCGCTGGTGGGGCTAACGACCCTGCAAAAAACACTAGCCTGAAGCCTACGACTCTGGCTAACGGTAATACGCCGATTAACCAGTACTTTGACCCTCAGAGCAAGGCTTTGACGCTGACCCTAAACGGGCAACAGGTCACGATTCCAAATGGAAGTGTCATCACTGTTGCGGGCCCTAATGGTCAGCAGTATCAAATTGGCAATCCGGGAACTGGTAATGCGATGTTAAACACTGGTAAGCCAGGAACGCAGCCAGGTTCGACGCCAACATCCACTAATCCTCAATCGAATAATGGCCAAGGGAACAATCCGATGACTAGTGAATCTAGTTCAGGAAATAGTCAGCCAAACGGTGGTATTGCGAACCCAACTAGTAATGGTGCTGAGCCAAGTGGTAATGGAGCCAGTGGTCAGCCCAATACACCAGCTGGCAACCCCACTACACCTAGTGGTAATGCAGGAAGTCCTAGTGGACAGCCTGGATCTCCGGCCGGCAGCCTAGGGAACCCTGGCAGTTCGAACACGTCAAATGGAACTCCAGGTAATCCTAACGGTCAACCCGGCGCACCAAGTGGCACTCCCGGAGTGCCAAACGGAAATCCTGGCACATCAGCCGGGAATGGCCCACAGCCTAACGGTAGCGGGTCAAATAGTAACAATCCAGCTGGACCTAGTGCCGGCATGCCATCTGGGAATGGCCAGGGCAGTAGCCAGTCAAACGGTAGTGCGACAACACCGAATGGCAGCAATGCCCAGCCTGGTGGTACGGGATTAAATGGTAATCCGGCTGGACCTGGTGCAAGCGGTAATGCCGGTAGCCCATCTGGAAACGGACAAAGCAGCAATCCGGCTGGCGGACCTGGTTCTGGAAATGAGCCCAATGGTGGCAATCCAACCCCAACTGGTAGCGAATCAACTGGTCAACCTGGAATGTCTGGTAGTAACCTGGGCACCCCAAGTGGCCAACCAGTGGCACCAAACGGTAATGCGGGAGCTCCCGGAGGAAATCCCGGCAACCCTGCTGGCCGACCCGGTAATCCTGGAACACCAAGTGGCCAACCAGTGGCACCAAATGGTAACCCAGGTACTGCTGGTAGTCCTAGCACTCCAAGTGGTAATCCTGGAACGTCAAGTGGCCAACCGGTGACACCAAACGGTAACGCGGGAACGCCTGGAGGAAATCCCGGTAACCCTGCTAGCCAACCCGGAAACTCAGGAACACCCGGTGGACAGCCAAGCACTCCAGGTGGTAATCCGGGAACGCCATCAATTCCTGGTGGTACATCCGGCACCCCTGGCGGCAATCCTGGAACACCAAGTGGCCAACCAGTGACACCAAATGGCAACCCAGGTAACGCTGGTACTCCTGGTAACCCTAGTGGTCAGCCAAGCGCGCCGGATGGTAATTCGGTTACACCATCAACCCCAGGCGGTGTACCAGAAACTCCTAATGGTCAACCGGGTGCACCGAGTGGTACCCCTGGAACGCCAGGCGGAAATCCAAGCATCCCAAGTGGTAACCCCGCAGTACCAGGCAGTCAACCTAGCACGCCGGGCGGAATCCCCGGCACCCCTGCTGGCCAACCAGGACTCCCAGCCAGCAACCCAGGAACACCTGGTGGACAACCAAACACCCCAGCCGGCAACCCAGGACTACCAGGCGGAAATCCAAGCGTCCCAAGTGGCAACCCCGTAATACCGGGTAGTAACCCTGGCACGCCGGGCGGAAACCCCGGAGTTCCCGCTGGCCAACCAGGAATTCCAGGCGGAAACTCAGGAACACCAGGCGGACTACCTGGCACCACAAGTGGCCAACCAGGACTACCAGGAGGCATCCCCGGTACCCCAGGTGGAACCCCTGGAATACCCGCAGTACCAGGCGGCGTAACCCCTGGCGTACCAACCATTCCAGGCGCCCCAGTTGTGCCAGGCACTCCCGGCATTCCAGCCGTACCTGGCGGTGTCCCTGGAATCCCAGCTGTACCAAATATCCCGGCTGTACCAGGTGCACCGGTTGTGCCGGTTATTCCGGGTGTTCCAACGGTACCTGGCCTGCCTAATATTCCAAGCGCTAATTGGATTCCAATGCAACCATTGGTACCAATGGTGCCTGGCGCACCAGCTCTTCCCGGTGTGCCAACAGTTCCAGGAATCCCTGCGGTTCCAGGTATCCCGGCCATTCCAGGACTACCGATTACAATTCCAGCAACGGTTAACAAGCTTGCGGGTCAGGCAACTGGAACGGTCCTGATTGACGGCGCCTTAATTGCTTCCTATCTGGCTGGTGATACCCTGGCTAATGCCGCTAGTGAGGCTGTTTGGCTGCCGTTAAATGCGGCGGTCGATGGGGCTACTTTAGCTTCAGGAATTGGCGCTGCTGTCTTTGGTAACTTTGACTGGAGTCTGGGCTACATTGCTGAGCCAACTTTGGGACCTCTGACCATCGCTGGTATGATTGCTGGTTCGGCACTTTATGACGCTGAAAACGTAGTTGATGACGCCCGACGCTTGGCTGAAAAGACCGCTTTGATTAGCGCTTTAACGGTCACAAACACGGCCCGTCTAATTCAAATGTATGATACCGTTGTTAATGCAGCGAATACAGGCAACGCAGTCGTATCTATGTTAGTTTAATAAATAGGGTTCATTATTCTCTTAGATGACACCCTTAAAAGATCACTCCTACTATTAATGGTGGGAGTGGTTTTTTATTGAATTTCATTAGCGTGGTCCGAAAGCAGTTGGTTTGTACACAACTGAATTAGCATTGCCGAACTTTTACACGCTTATCCACGACTTAGTTCGGAGCCCGGTTATTAAAACCGGGCTTTTTAATTTAGAATCGGCAAAAAGTTCAAAATACTTGAACGTAAAGCCCTTTATTTGAAAAATATGTAGGTTAAATCGTTGTATATTTCACCAAAGTTGTGTGATAATAAGGTAAGTGCTTTAGGGTAAAGCACAAAAGAATTTAGGAGGAAATTATGGGGGCAATCAAAGCTGTTTCTAAAACAGCGCTTGTAGCCTTGCTAGGTTTCGGCCTGTTTGCATCTGTGCAAGCTAGTGCCGATTCTGGCGATTTGCAGCCCTTCACTGCGGATTCGACTTCGAATCCTTTGCAGGAAATCAAGCCTTTCTCGGCTGATACTGCCGGTGATAACACTGCATACGCTACGCCTGATACTACCGCCCAGTCTTCAGCAACAACTACTGCTGCTAAGACTAACCAAGGTAGTGGTTATACCAAGCCCGATTCAGATGTTCCATATGAGAATATCTTGACTAGTGCAAGTAACTTCTTTGGTGATCCAAAGGTTACGAACAACCAGTCAAACGGCGTGGTAACTAACCCCAAGTCATACAGCAACGATGTTGACGCCGCGAACGACTTACGTCAAGTTCAACCCGTCGACACTGCTACGTTGGCCGTAGGTAACTTGCTTGGTGATGTCAAGAATCTTGACAGCAACAACAAGCAAACCACTGTTAACAAGGCACCGTTTGCTGTCACTGGATTAGGTGCTAACAGTAAAGACTTAAGCGCAAGTCAATTTAACACTGCTGGCTTGACCCATACACAATTGAGTAACAATGGTGGAACTGCTGTTGATCAGTACTATGATCCAGCAACGAAGGCATTGAGCTTAGTTATGAATGGTAAGGTTGTTACCATTAGTA from Leuconostocaceae bacterium ESL0723 harbors:
- a CDS encoding o-succinylbenzoate--CoA ligase; amino-acid sequence: MENWLTKRVNLTPARPAVTFEDQVLTFAEVAKKANDLAAKVSPLSDQPRIGLVIKNDLASYLTILAVLQTGKTIVFFNRRLAAPEIDQQIQDANLDLVITDDDYSVDLAVRQQLTLEELRTNPANPDFAPVKNYEPEAIASVMYTSGTTGKPKGVLQSFANHFYSAMGSALNLGLQADDAWLTVVPLFHISGFSIMMRQLLYGMRLDLMAKFDAHAVNQRLLTKPVSHISVVPVMLQEMLADLKPGQVYQDKFRVLLLGGGPSSKAMLQAAQDHQIPVVQSYGMTETASQVVALDPQMALAKLGSVGKPLFPVSLKLVDDQGQPSQVGQVWLQTPTLSPGYLNQAKRATGPDAWFDTGDYGHLDEDGFLYIAGRRGDMISSGGENVFPQEVEEVLGHFPGLNQVVVVGQPDAKWGMVPVAILDRDIDIKDLRAYGRTHLAHYKAPQRFYWTDHWPRTASGKIKRQALQDQLNQLKELK
- a CDS encoding aquaporin, with amino-acid sequence MRKYLGEFIGTLLFIFFVSTSLVYMTAFQLSQVFDIMLIFGLAVGVTTYLFGSWSNGGYYNPAVTLGAMVQRKISWQTGLGYMLAQLVGALVGMALTIASINGIVNGQKVTQGQTLGTTEILSALRPTSTTSVGPYTFAVELLLTFLVVYVTLKVLSEKKATAPVLVGIVLTLAMFVAYPMTGGALNPVRVLAPLFFGGNPSWILALVYLVAEFLAGALAGLVATYDHSQNKL
- the ubiE gene encoding bifunctional demethylmenaquinone methyltransferase/2-methoxy-6-polyprenyl-1,4-benzoquinol methylase UbiE, which encodes MVRSPKNTNVAGLFDHIAPEYDKMNNIISLGNHQHWRRQVMAQIQLPAAGHFLDVATGTADWALALAQASDANSRVVGLDFSAQMLAVGQKKVAASPVAAKIQLVQGDAMHLPFEDQSFDLVTIGFGLRNLPDPKQGLMEMYRVLKPGGQLMILETSQPTNPIIKPFWRLYVGKLMPWFGQVFAHGKGSAYQYLDETTEHFMDYQALSQLLANLGYQDVTVKRFSFGAAAAHFARKPD
- a CDS encoding copper-translocating P-type ATPase, which produces MDMNHSGDHDMGGMDMDQHGGHDMSGMDMGHDMGGMHGMHGMAGMAGMNMGDMRRRFWWSLSLMVIIVIITPFMGMILPFTITFPGSQWVTAVLSIALYLIGTKPFFDGAVSELKSHKPAMMSLISMGLLVTFWYSIYALLANAFLGAHVMDYFWEFATLTVIMLLGHLIEMSATMRAGDATAELRKLMPDTAHVKHGDTFMDMPASQLENGMVVQVQAGESFPADGEIQSGQTQVDESLMTGESKLISKKVGDPVIGGSINGDGTVLVKLNKVGNQSFVGQLQATLLASQTSKSVVETLASRVASWLFWVALVFAIGALIIWTPINGFSYAINIAVTTLVIACPHALGLAVPMVIQRTKAIAAKDGILIKNNQAVLSSSKTIKYALMDKTGTLTNGNFSVQDLTTYQDFDRNQVLAIMSGLDQQSSHPLAQSILNYAKDQQVTPATAENVKALPGYGITGEIKDQDYALVSNKYLDEHHIDYQPLKSDATVSYLTDGRQVLAAIAQGDTIKDSAQAFIDSLKRDHIIPVLVTGDNQTTANRVAQQLSITEVKSQVSPQDKIKLVKEYQAKGPVMMIGDGINDAPALAQANLSVAIGAGTKVAQASADAVLISPSLTKISDLISLSRHASRKQVENLCWGAGYNIIAIPAAAGVFAFAGITLNPMIGAIVMSLSTVIVAVNAMLLRK
- a CDS encoding chloride channel protein, producing MQPSEATVLKHVKNQAPQWAALLIATVVVGAVVGLSSALLSEFLGVVERFFLHFHESLHQPVASSVPSLRRLGAVFLGGLIAAAVWWWQRNRLRPFVGIKGALQGKTMPVGSTVVNVLTQIFYVGTGGSVGRELAPRQAGVMLAQRWEMLSQKIGLAELSDTDRKLILASAAGAGFAGVYIAPFTGMLFAVEMLLKKITVKTVSISLVMSVVAMAVGALAKGYGPYYSLADMHFSHATWILVILLGPLAGLLGGLGRRAFAWAEAYQTQGRGIFWQLPLAAGLTSLIAMAFPAIMGNGRGIVQLAIDSHPAVVGILLVGGLAKLVMTVGTIRAGAAGGTLTPAIALGAVVGVAALTLVHPWFMAVPFGQAAILGGACFLAASQQAPLMAMLMMFEITHLDYSAMMPLSLGVALATLASQLVVAPQERLRWWG